A window from Streptomyces sp. NBC_00299 encodes these proteins:
- a CDS encoding catechol 2,3-dioxygenase: MTPPLGDIAHIGHAQLFTPDLDASVAFFTDYLGLTVNGQDGNTVYLRTYDDYEHHSLVLTAREQPGLGRLALRTSSEEALHRRIQAIEAAGGSGKWAEDEPGIGRLYLTTDPDGHEHALYWESEHYRARAELKPALKNQPQAKPNRGVGVRRLDHVNFLAADVLANAEFQEQVLGARPTEQIRLDSGKIAARWLTFTDKSYDVVYTSDWTGSTGRLHHIAFAADTREDILRAADLAVDTGVFIETGPHKHAIQQTFFLYVYEPGGNRIELCNPLTRLVLAPDWPLITWTEAERAKGQAWGLKTIESFHTHGTPPVA, encoded by the coding sequence ATGACCCCGCCGCTCGGCGACATCGCCCACATCGGCCACGCCCAGCTGTTCACCCCGGACCTGGACGCCAGCGTCGCCTTCTTCACCGACTACCTGGGCCTCACCGTCAACGGGCAGGACGGCAACACCGTCTACCTGCGGACCTACGACGACTACGAGCACCACAGCCTGGTCCTCACCGCCCGCGAACAGCCGGGCCTCGGACGGCTCGCCCTGCGCACCTCCAGCGAGGAGGCCCTGCACCGCCGTATCCAGGCGATCGAGGCGGCGGGCGGCTCCGGCAAGTGGGCCGAGGACGAGCCCGGTATCGGCAGGCTCTACCTGACCACCGACCCCGACGGGCACGAACACGCCCTCTACTGGGAGAGCGAGCACTACCGGGCACGGGCGGAGCTGAAGCCCGCGCTGAAGAACCAGCCGCAGGCCAAGCCCAACCGGGGCGTGGGTGTACGGCGGCTGGACCACGTCAACTTCCTGGCCGCCGACGTGCTCGCCAACGCCGAGTTCCAGGAACAGGTGCTGGGCGCCCGGCCCACCGAGCAGATCCGGCTCGACTCCGGGAAGATCGCGGCCCGTTGGCTGACCTTCACCGACAAGTCGTACGACGTCGTCTACACCTCGGACTGGACCGGCTCCACCGGCCGGCTGCACCACATCGCCTTCGCGGCCGACACCCGCGAGGACATCCTGCGCGCCGCCGACCTCGCCGTCGACACCGGCGTGTTCATCGAGACGGGCCCGCACAAGCACGCCATCCAGCAGACGTTCTTCCTGTACGTCTACGAGCCCGGCGGCAACCGCATCGAGCTGTGCAACCCGCTCACGCGGCTGGTGCTGGCCCCGGACTGGCCGCTGATCACCTGGACCGAGGCCGAGCGGGCCAAGGGGCAGGCATGGGGCCTGAAGACGATCGAGTCCTTCCACACGCACGGGACGCCGCCGGTCGCCTGA
- a CDS encoding 4-oxalomesaconate tautomerase — protein MTGQAEVRCMLMRGGTSKGAYFLATDLPADPGARDELLLRIMGSPDERQIDGLGGAHPLTSKVAVVSPSSDQRADVDYLFLQVAVAKPEVSARQNCGNILAGIGPFAVERGLVAAGEERTSVRIRMVNTGDFATVTFPTPGGRVDYTGDAEISGVPGTGAPVVIEFPSGTQQLLPTGNARDEIDGIAVTCVDNGMPTVLVRAAALKVTGYETPKELEEDLALAARLSKLRSVAGKLMGLGDVSDATVPKVTLLAPPRHGGAVTTRTFIPVRCHTSIGVLGAAGVAAGLRLEGGVGAELAELSPEGDRVRIEHPTGFLDIESSLGTDSAGLPTARRTAVVRTARKILDGTVLPRPAETAPLPVPTPGGPR, from the coding sequence GTGACCGGGCAGGCGGAGGTCCGCTGCATGCTGATGCGCGGCGGCACCTCCAAGGGCGCCTACTTCCTGGCCACGGACCTGCCCGCCGACCCCGGCGCCCGCGACGAGCTGCTGCTGCGCATCATGGGCAGTCCCGACGAGCGGCAGATCGACGGCCTGGGCGGCGCGCACCCGCTCACGAGCAAGGTCGCCGTGGTGTCGCCGTCGTCGGACCAGAGAGCCGATGTCGACTACCTCTTTCTCCAAGTGGCCGTCGCCAAGCCTGAGGTGAGCGCCCGTCAGAACTGCGGGAACATCCTCGCGGGCATCGGGCCGTTCGCCGTCGAACGCGGTCTCGTCGCAGCGGGGGAGGAGCGGACCTCGGTACGCATCCGCATGGTCAACACCGGCGACTTCGCCACCGTGACCTTCCCGACCCCGGGTGGCCGCGTGGACTACACGGGAGATGCCGAGATCTCGGGCGTCCCCGGCACGGGAGCCCCCGTGGTGATCGAATTCCCGTCCGGTACACAGCAGTTGCTCCCCACCGGGAACGCCCGTGACGAGATCGACGGCATCGCCGTGACCTGTGTGGACAACGGCATGCCGACCGTCCTCGTCCGGGCCGCCGCGCTCAAGGTCACCGGCTACGAGACGCCCAAGGAGCTGGAGGAGGACCTGGCTCTCGCCGCCCGCCTGAGCAAACTCCGGTCGGTGGCAGGCAAGTTGATGGGCCTCGGTGACGTCTCGGACGCCACCGTCCCCAAGGTCACGCTCCTCGCCCCGCCCCGCCACGGCGGCGCGGTCACCACCCGCACCTTCATCCCGGTCCGCTGCCACACGTCGATCGGCGTGCTGGGCGCGGCCGGTGTCGCCGCCGGACTGCGCCTCGAAGGAGGCGTCGGCGCTGAGCTCGCGGAACTGTCGCCCGAGGGCGACCGGGTCCGCATCGAACACCCCACGGGCTTCCTGGACATCGAGAGCAGCCTCGGCACCGACTCGGCGGGCCTGCCCACAGCCCGCCGTACGGCCGTTGTCCGCACCGCCCGCAAGATCCTCGACGGCACCGTCCTCCCCCGGCCCGCCGAGACGGCCCCACTCCCCGTACCCACCCCCGGAGGCCCCCGATGA
- a CDS encoding 4-carboxy-4-hydroxy-2-oxoadipate aldolase/oxaloacetate decarboxylase: MSGVIVTNPPRAERRDVDALAGFGVATVSEAMGRTGLLGPGIRPVQQGVRVAGTAVTVLSWPGDNLMIHAAVEQCGEGDILVVTTTSPCTDGLFGELFATALQQRGVRGVVLNTGIRDTQELRDMGFAAWSRAVSSQGTVKATGGSVNVPIAIDGQVVRPGDVILADDDGVVVVPRERAGETAASAEAREAKEAATRAAFLGGQLGLDRYGLRETLVRLGVTYKSHDEYVRGEAQP, translated from the coding sequence ATGAGCGGCGTGATCGTCACCAACCCGCCCAGGGCGGAGCGCAGGGACGTCGACGCGCTGGCCGGCTTCGGCGTGGCGACGGTGAGCGAGGCGATGGGCCGAACCGGCTTGCTGGGACCGGGGATTCGCCCCGTCCAGCAGGGCGTACGGGTCGCCGGCACGGCCGTCACGGTGCTGAGCTGGCCCGGCGACAACCTCATGATCCACGCCGCCGTGGAGCAGTGCGGCGAGGGTGACATCCTGGTCGTCACGACGACCTCGCCCTGCACGGACGGTCTGTTCGGAGAGCTGTTCGCGACCGCCCTCCAGCAGCGCGGCGTGCGTGGTGTCGTGCTCAACACGGGCATCCGCGACACCCAGGAGCTGCGGGACATGGGCTTCGCCGCCTGGTCCCGGGCGGTGTCCTCACAGGGCACGGTCAAGGCCACCGGCGGCTCCGTGAACGTGCCGATCGCCATCGACGGCCAGGTCGTCCGCCCCGGCGACGTGATCCTCGCCGACGACGACGGCGTCGTGGTCGTACCCCGCGAGCGCGCCGGGGAGACGGCGGCGAGCGCCGAGGCACGCGAGGCCAAGGAGGCCGCGACCCGCGCCGCCTTCCTGGGCGGCCAACTGGGCCTGGACCGCTACGGGTTGCGAGAGACGCTCGTACGGCTCGGCGTGACGTACAAGTCCCATGACGAGTACGTCCGTGGGGAGGCACAGCCGTGA
- a CDS encoding PIG-L deacetylase family protein, with product MTHAVAPPTAARSTLVITAHAGDFVWRAGGAIALAASRGEKITIACLTFGERGESAKAWREGRKLEEIKAIRQGEAERAAATLGAEVRFFDAGDYPLLATAELTDQLVAVHRETQPDVVLTHPAEDPYNGDHPAANRMALEARILAQAIGYPGDGDIIGAPPVFYFEPHQPEMSGFRPEVLLDITEVWETKRAAMECLGAQQHLWDYYTDLAVRRGVQLRRNAGPNLGLAHRTMAEAYMRPFPQIAKELA from the coding sequence ATGACGCACGCCGTTGCGCCCCCGACCGCAGCACGCTCGACCCTCGTCATCACCGCTCATGCCGGCGACTTCGTGTGGCGGGCGGGCGGAGCCATCGCCCTGGCCGCCTCCCGCGGCGAGAAGATCACCATCGCCTGTCTGACCTTCGGCGAGCGCGGCGAGTCCGCCAAGGCCTGGCGCGAGGGCAGGAAGCTGGAGGAGATCAAGGCGATACGGCAGGGCGAGGCCGAGCGCGCCGCAGCCACCCTCGGCGCCGAGGTCCGCTTCTTCGACGCCGGCGACTATCCGCTGCTCGCCACCGCCGAGCTGACCGACCAACTCGTCGCCGTCCACCGCGAGACCCAGCCCGACGTGGTGCTCACCCACCCGGCCGAGGACCCCTACAACGGCGACCACCCGGCCGCCAACCGCATGGCCCTCGAGGCCCGGATCCTCGCGCAGGCCATCGGCTACCCGGGGGACGGCGACATCATCGGCGCCCCGCCGGTCTTCTACTTCGAGCCGCACCAGCCCGAGATGAGCGGCTTTCGCCCCGAGGTCCTGCTCGACATCACCGAGGTGTGGGAGACCAAGCGTGCGGCCATGGAGTGCCTCGGCGCCCAGCAGCACCTGTGGGACTACTACACCGACCTCGCCGTCCGCCGCGGCGTCCAGCTCAGGCGCAACGCCGGACCCAACCTGGGCCTGGCCCACCGGACCATGGCCGAGGCCTACATGCGCCCCTTCCCGCAGATCGCGAAGGAGCTGGCATGA
- a CDS encoding GntR family transcriptional regulator gives MPKEARPSTGEQAKQHALAQLRQAILHGEMAPAQRLVENELAEQFGVTRASIRAALIDLEAQGLVERIRNRGSRVRVVTVEEAVAITECRMVLEGLCAAKAAVAAGDEQLTQLADLGAAMTKAVADGEPMTYSELNQELHARIREFSGQRTAAELLERLNAQLVRHRFQLALRPGRPQHSLNEHLAMIEAIRSRDPQAAEAAVRAHLTSVIEALRD, from the coding sequence ATGCCGAAGGAAGCCCGTCCGAGCACCGGAGAGCAGGCCAAGCAGCATGCGCTCGCGCAGCTGCGGCAGGCGATCCTGCACGGCGAGATGGCACCGGCACAGCGGCTGGTGGAGAACGAACTCGCCGAGCAGTTCGGTGTGACACGGGCCAGCATCCGCGCGGCACTCATCGATCTGGAGGCACAGGGACTGGTCGAGCGGATCCGCAACCGCGGCTCGCGGGTGCGGGTGGTGACCGTGGAGGAAGCGGTCGCCATCACCGAGTGCCGCATGGTCCTGGAGGGGCTGTGCGCGGCCAAGGCGGCAGTCGCGGCCGGCGACGAGCAGCTGACCCAACTGGCGGACCTCGGAGCGGCGATGACCAAGGCCGTGGCCGACGGCGAGCCGATGACGTACTCGGAGCTGAACCAGGAACTGCACGCCAGAATCCGGGAGTTCTCCGGCCAGCGCACGGCCGCGGAACTGCTGGAGCGGCTCAACGCACAACTGGTGCGCCACCGCTTCCAGTTGGCGCTCAGGCCGGGGCGTCCCCAGCACTCCCTGAACGAGCACCTGGCCATGATCGAGGCGATCCGGTCCAGGGACCCGCAGGCGGCCGAGGCGGCCGTCCGCGCCCACCTCACCAGCGTGATCGAGGCGCTGCGCGACTGA
- a CDS encoding cupin domain-containing protein: MTHSFVLHIPDAELEPEPLDPGQIVSGTPEVTGKVVWESEDGRQVRGIWQITPGVVTDTEADELFVVISGSATIEFEGGPTLTVGPGDMAVLREGDRTTWTVHETLRKAYAINQ, translated from the coding sequence ATGACGCACAGCTTCGTACTGCACATCCCCGACGCCGAGCTCGAACCCGAGCCCCTCGACCCCGGGCAGATCGTCTCCGGCACGCCCGAGGTGACCGGCAAGGTGGTCTGGGAGTCGGAGGACGGGCGTCAGGTCCGGGGCATCTGGCAGATCACGCCCGGCGTGGTCACCGACACGGAGGCCGACGAACTGTTCGTCGTCATCAGCGGGTCGGCCACCATCGAGTTCGAGGGCGGGCCGACGCTGACGGTGGGACCCGGCGACATGGCCGTACTGCGCGAGGGCGACCGTACGACCTGGACGGTGCACGAGACGCTGCGCAAGGCGTACGCGATCAATCAGTGA
- a CDS encoding LacI family DNA-binding transcriptional regulator: MRAPTIRDVADRAGVSKSLVSLVLRGSDQVRPEKREAVLRAVRELGYRPNAAARSLSEQRTRTVGVLLNDLRNPWFVDMLDGLNSLLHDNGLHMLLADARLNRRTGQDPTGPFLDLGVDGLIVVGTLPDPAALGTVAERLPVVVAGAREPRLPGVDVVANDDERGARLVTEHLIGLGHRRIAHIAGYGAVGELRRRSFEATMREHGLAAEAVVEPSDMTEEGGYRTTVRLLSRADRPTAVFAVNDIAAIGALSAADESGLRVPRDLSVVGYDNTSIARLRHVWLTSVDNASHEVGRRAARCLLERFEGGGGAGEVRLAAPTLEIRGSTAPPLTD; encoded by the coding sequence ATGAGAGCGCCGACGATCCGTGATGTGGCCGACCGGGCCGGCGTCTCCAAATCGCTGGTCTCGCTGGTGCTGCGCGGCTCGGACCAGGTGCGCCCGGAGAAGCGGGAGGCCGTCCTGCGGGCCGTGCGCGAGCTCGGCTACCGCCCGAACGCCGCCGCGCGCAGCCTCAGCGAGCAGCGCACCCGCACGGTCGGCGTCCTCCTGAACGACCTGCGCAACCCCTGGTTCGTCGACATGCTCGACGGGCTGAACTCGCTCCTGCACGACAACGGCCTGCACATGCTGCTCGCCGATGCCCGGCTCAACCGCCGTACCGGACAGGACCCGACCGGTCCCTTCCTGGACCTCGGGGTCGACGGCCTGATCGTCGTCGGCACGCTGCCCGACCCTGCCGCGCTCGGAACTGTCGCCGAGCGCCTCCCGGTGGTGGTGGCGGGCGCGCGGGAGCCGCGGCTGCCCGGCGTGGACGTCGTCGCCAACGACGACGAACGGGGCGCCCGCCTGGTCACCGAGCACCTCATCGGCCTCGGACACCGGCGCATCGCTCACATCGCGGGGTACGGCGCGGTCGGTGAGCTGCGCCGGCGCAGCTTCGAGGCGACCATGCGCGAGCACGGCCTCGCGGCCGAGGCGGTCGTCGAGCCGAGCGACATGACCGAGGAGGGCGGCTACCGCACGACGGTCCGTCTGCTGAGCCGGGCGGACCGGCCGACGGCCGTCTTCGCCGTCAACGACATCGCCGCCATCGGTGCCCTGTCGGCGGCCGACGAGTCGGGCCTGCGGGTGCCGCGCGACCTGTCCGTCGTCGGCTACGACAACACGAGCATCGCCCGCCTGCGCCACGTCTGGCTCACCAGCGTCGACAACGCCAGCCACGAGGTCGGCCGGCGCGCGGCCCGCTGTCTGCTCGAACGGTTCGAGGGCGGTGGGGGAGCGGGCGAAGTCCGCCTCGCGGCACCGACGTTGGAGATCCGGGGCTCGACGGCGCCCCCGCTCACTGATTGA
- a CDS encoding Gfo/Idh/MocA family protein, producing MVDTLGVAVIGFGWMGRVHTQAYARVPHHYPQLALRPQLVTVAEEVPGRAEEAAAQFGFTSTTRDWREVAADPRVRAVSITAPNFLHREIGVAMAEAGKHIWIEKPVGLTVADAQAVTDAVAKAGVRGAVGFNYRNAPAVEAARDLIASGEIGTVTHVRVRLFSDYAAHPDGALTWRYEKERGGSGVLGDLASHGADLARHLLGDIASLTADTAIFLPERARPTGATAGHSRATGGELGPVENEDYVNCLLRFASGARGVLEACRVSVGEQNNYGFEVHGTKGAVFWDFRRMNELGISRGTTYQDQPVSTVYVGPGDGEFGAFQPGAANAMGYDDLKVIEAYRFLRSVAEGVPHGATLQDAVHSAAVLDAMARSAESRAWVSVDV from the coding sequence ATGGTGGATACGCTCGGTGTCGCCGTCATCGGATTCGGCTGGATGGGGCGGGTGCACACCCAGGCGTACGCCCGTGTCCCGCACCACTACCCGCAGCTGGCCCTGCGTCCGCAGCTCGTGACCGTCGCCGAGGAGGTGCCGGGCCGGGCCGAGGAGGCCGCCGCACAGTTCGGGTTCACGTCGACGACCCGTGACTGGCGCGAGGTGGCCGCCGACCCGCGTGTGCGGGCCGTCAGCATCACCGCGCCGAACTTCCTGCACCGCGAGATCGGCGTCGCGATGGCGGAGGCCGGCAAGCACATCTGGATCGAGAAGCCGGTGGGCCTGACCGTCGCGGACGCCCAGGCGGTCACCGACGCCGTCGCCAAGGCCGGCGTCCGGGGCGCGGTCGGCTTCAACTACCGCAACGCGCCTGCCGTGGAGGCGGCCCGCGACCTCATCGCGTCCGGCGAGATCGGCACCGTCACCCACGTCCGCGTCCGCCTCTTCAGCGACTACGCCGCCCATCCCGACGGCGCCCTGACCTGGCGGTACGAGAAGGAGCGCGGCGGCAGCGGGGTACTGGGCGACCTGGCTTCGCACGGCGCCGACCTGGCCCGCCATCTGCTCGGCGACATCGCGTCCCTGACCGCCGACACGGCGATCTTCCTCCCGGAGCGGGCCCGCCCCACCGGCGCCACGGCCGGCCACAGCCGCGCCACCGGGGGCGAGCTCGGCCCGGTCGAGAACGAGGACTACGTCAACTGCCTGCTGCGCTTCGCCTCCGGCGCCCGCGGCGTGCTGGAGGCCTGCCGGGTCTCGGTCGGCGAGCAGAACAACTACGGCTTCGAGGTGCACGGCACCAAGGGCGCGGTCTTCTGGGACTTCCGCCGGATGAACGAACTCGGCATCAGCCGCGGCACGACCTACCAGGACCAGCCGGTCAGCACGGTGTACGTCGGCCCGGGCGACGGCGAGTTCGGCGCCTTCCAGCCTGGCGCCGCGAACGCCATGGGCTACGACGACCTGAAGGTCATCGAGGCGTACCGCTTCCTGCGCTCGGTCGCCGAGGGCGTTCCGCACGGGGCCACCCTTCAGGACGCGGTGCACAGCGCCGCCGTACTGGACGCGATGGCGCGCTCGGCCGAGAGCCGCGCGTGGGTGTCCGTGGACGTGTAG
- a CDS encoding TMEM175 family protein → MWKSHPDGGPERLLALADGVFAIAITLLVLDLTVPRELTERQYHDALRDVIPDFGAYALSVVVLGSFWRDHRSIFRTVREVDGQLITLSVFGLGIAALLPFPTRLISEYGRDPVSVAIYAASVAALGAAHLAMVAVLSRRPWLRGDVTPVGGFGLYALDLAVTVAVFLLTIPLTLVAGAAAVWWWLVLVPLKFSLGRRARRRDDS, encoded by the coding sequence ATGTGGAAATCGCACCCCGACGGTGGGCCCGAACGGCTGCTGGCGCTCGCCGACGGCGTGTTCGCCATCGCCATCACCCTGCTCGTCCTCGACCTCACCGTGCCGCGGGAGCTGACCGAGCGGCAGTACCACGACGCGTTGCGCGACGTGATCCCGGACTTCGGCGCCTACGCCCTCAGCGTGGTGGTGCTGGGCAGCTTCTGGCGCGACCACCGAAGCATCTTCCGCACCGTGCGCGAGGTCGACGGACAGCTCATCACCCTGTCCGTCTTCGGCCTGGGCATCGCGGCGCTGCTGCCGTTCCCCACCAGGCTGATCTCCGAGTACGGGCGCGACCCCGTCTCGGTCGCCATCTACGCCGCGTCGGTCGCGGCGCTCGGGGCCGCCCACCTCGCCATGGTCGCCGTACTGTCCCGGCGCCCGTGGCTGCGCGGCGACGTCACTCCCGTGGGCGGCTTCGGGCTGTACGCCCTCGATCTCGCCGTGACGGTGGCGGTGTTCCTCCTCACCATCCCGCTCACGCTGGTCGCCGGGGCCGCCGCCGTGTGGTGGTGGCTCGTCCTGGTTCCCCTCAAGTTCTCCCTCGGCCGGCGCGCCCGCCGGCGCGACGACTCCTGA
- a CDS encoding LacI family DNA-binding transcriptional regulator: protein MGHPFPIREIARQAGLSEATVDRVLNGRGGVRESTAREVSQAIADLDRQRTQVRLVGRTFMIDIVMQTPERFSTAVRAALEAELPALHPAVVRSRFHFRETGPVEELTRTLDRIGRRGSQGVILKAPDVPEITAAVARLTESGIPVVALVTDLPSTPRLAYVGIDNRAAGATAAYLMGQWLGDRPGHVLTSLSSGFFRNEEEREMGFRSAMRARHPHRTLVELAEGQGLDATQYDLVRAALERDPEIRAVYSIGGGNIATLRAFEDLGRQCAVFVAHDLDHDNTRLLREHRLSAVLHHDLRQDMREACHIVMRAHGALPPAGPTLPSAIQVVTPYNMPTPIG, encoded by the coding sequence ATGGGCCACCCGTTCCCGATCCGCGAGATCGCCCGTCAGGCGGGCCTGAGCGAGGCCACGGTCGACCGGGTTCTGAACGGGCGGGGAGGGGTGCGGGAGAGCACCGCGCGCGAGGTCAGCCAGGCGATAGCCGACCTGGACCGGCAGCGCACACAGGTCCGGCTGGTGGGCCGTACCTTCATGATCGACATAGTGATGCAGACGCCGGAGCGGTTCTCGACGGCCGTACGGGCCGCCCTCGAGGCCGAGTTGCCGGCCCTGCATCCGGCCGTCGTGCGTTCGCGCTTCCACTTCCGGGAGACGGGCCCGGTCGAGGAGCTGACGAGGACCCTGGACCGGATAGGCCGGCGCGGTTCGCAGGGTGTGATCCTGAAGGCCCCGGACGTCCCCGAGATCACCGCCGCCGTCGCGCGGCTCACGGAGTCCGGCATCCCCGTGGTGGCCCTCGTGACGGACCTGCCGTCCACGCCGCGCCTCGCGTACGTCGGCATAGACAACCGGGCCGCCGGGGCGACCGCCGCGTACCTCATGGGCCAGTGGCTCGGCGACCGTCCCGGCCATGTCCTCACCAGCCTCAGCAGCGGCTTCTTCCGCAACGAGGAGGAGCGCGAGATGGGCTTCCGCAGCGCCATGCGCGCCCGGCACCCCCACCGCACGCTGGTCGAACTCGCCGAGGGACAGGGCCTGGACGCCACCCAGTACGACCTGGTGCGGGCCGCCCTGGAGCGCGACCCGGAGATCCGCGCGGTCTACTCGATCGGCGGCGGCAACATCGCCACGCTGCGGGCCTTCGAGGACCTTGGCCGGCAGTGCGCGGTGTTCGTCGCGCACGACCTCGACCACGACAACACCCGCCTGCTGCGCGAGCACCGCCTGTCCGCCGTCCTCCATCACGACCTGCGCCAGGACATGCGCGAGGCCTGCCACATCGTCATGCGGGCCCACGGCGCGCTGCCGCCCGCGGGGCCCACGCTGCCGTCGGCGATCCAGGTGGTGACCCCGTACAACATGCCCACGCCCATCGGATGA
- a CDS encoding phytanoyl-CoA dioxygenase family protein has protein sequence MSFTPVHRRAWLSEHDCDLADFREVVERTTDLADHPYASSVERNVLIYDSDRLRKAEDSRAVRAELVRALTDGPGIVVFKGAFPDTEIVDRLSAVFDALIAEQRASGASAGDHFAKPGANDRVWNALEKAALYDPEAFADYYANDILALVSRAWLGPGYQVTSQVNVVNPGGAAQTVHRDYHLGFLSNEVAAAFPAHVHVLSPVLTLQGAVAHCDMPVQSGPTMYLPYSQRYEPGYLAWRLPEFQEYFEAHHVQLSLAKGDAAFFNPALFHAAGTNRSADIRRMANLLQVSSAFGRAMETVDREAVANAVYPVLLARAGVDEAWTANVIAASAEGYPFPTNLDSDPPVDGLAPPSQADVVRRALREAWTPEALRDELRAGAERRQS, from the coding sequence ATGTCCTTCACCCCCGTACACCGCCGGGCCTGGCTGTCCGAGCACGACTGCGACCTCGCCGACTTCCGTGAGGTGGTCGAGCGGACCACGGACCTCGCCGACCACCCGTACGCCTCCTCCGTGGAGCGCAACGTCCTGATCTACGACAGCGACCGCCTCCGCAAGGCAGAGGACAGCAGGGCGGTGCGGGCCGAGCTGGTGCGCGCCCTCACCGACGGGCCGGGCATCGTGGTGTTCAAAGGCGCCTTCCCGGACACCGAGATCGTCGACCGGCTCAGTGCCGTGTTCGACGCCCTGATCGCCGAGCAGCGCGCCTCGGGCGCGAGCGCCGGGGACCACTTCGCCAAGCCGGGCGCCAACGACCGGGTCTGGAACGCGCTGGAGAAGGCGGCCCTCTACGACCCCGAGGCGTTCGCCGACTACTACGCCAACGACATCCTCGCGCTGGTCTCCCGCGCCTGGCTCGGCCCCGGCTACCAGGTGACCTCGCAGGTGAACGTCGTCAACCCGGGCGGCGCGGCGCAGACCGTGCACCGCGACTACCACCTGGGCTTCCTCTCCAACGAGGTCGCGGCCGCCTTCCCGGCCCATGTCCACGTCCTCTCCCCCGTGCTCACACTCCAGGGCGCCGTCGCGCACTGCGACATGCCCGTGCAGTCCGGGCCGACGATGTACCTGCCGTACTCGCAGAGGTACGAGCCGGGCTACCTGGCCTGGCGACTGCCCGAGTTCCAGGAGTACTTCGAGGCGCACCACGTCCAGCTCTCCCTCGCCAAGGGCGACGCGGCCTTCTTCAACCCGGCGCTGTTCCACGCGGCCGGCACCAACCGGTCGGCGGACATCAGGCGGATGGCGAACCTCCTCCAGGTGTCCTCCGCGTTCGGCCGGGCGATGGAGACGGTGGACCGCGAGGCCGTCGCGAACGCCGTCTACCCCGTGCTGCTGGCGCGCGCGGGCGTGGACGAGGCGTGGACGGCGAACGTCATCGCAGCGAGCGCCGAGGGCTACCCCTTCCCCACGAACCTCGACAGCGACCCACCGGTCGACGGCCTGGCCCCGCCCTCCCAGGCGGACGTCGTACGGCGCGCGCTGCGCGAGGCATGGACTCCCGAGGCTCTGCGGGACGAGCTGCGGGCCGGCGCCGAGCGGCGCCAGAGCTGA
- a CDS encoding SDR family oxidoreductase — MGLLDDKVVLVNGGSQGVGAAIARAAVREGAVVAVTGRRTEPGEALVAELAAAGGKALFVRADLSDAEQAKTSVAEVVDAYGRVDCMVNSAGLTSRGTLLDTTPELFDQHIAINLKAPFFAMQAAVQDMIARKAPGTIVNIITSSAHGGQPFLAPYVSAKAGLIGLTRNAAHAHRWDRVRINGLNIGWTATEGEDATQKAFHGADDGWRESAAAGLPMGKLGQPDEIADFVVFLLSERSGVVTGSVIDWDQNVLGGLD, encoded by the coding sequence ATGGGACTTCTCGACGACAAGGTCGTCCTCGTCAACGGCGGAAGCCAGGGCGTGGGCGCCGCCATCGCGCGTGCCGCCGTGCGCGAGGGGGCGGTCGTGGCCGTCACCGGGCGGCGCACCGAACCCGGTGAAGCCCTGGTGGCCGAGCTGGCCGCCGCCGGCGGCAAGGCCCTGTTCGTGCGGGCCGACCTGTCGGACGCCGAGCAGGCGAAGACCTCCGTCGCCGAGGTCGTCGACGCGTACGGCCGGGTCGACTGCATGGTCAACTCGGCGGGGCTGACGTCCCGCGGCACCCTGCTCGACACCACGCCCGAGCTGTTCGACCAGCACATCGCGATCAACCTCAAGGCGCCGTTCTTCGCCATGCAGGCCGCCGTCCAGGACATGATCGCCCGCAAGGCGCCCGGCACGATCGTCAACATCATCACGTCCTCGGCACACGGCGGGCAGCCGTTCCTCGCCCCGTACGTCTCCGCCAAGGCCGGTCTGATCGGCCTGACCCGCAACGCCGCGCACGCCCACCGCTGGGACCGGGTCCGCATCAACGGCCTGAACATCGGCTGGACGGCCACCGAGGGCGAGGACGCCACACAGAAGGCCTTCCACGGTGCCGACGACGGCTGGCGCGAGTCGGCTGCCGCCGGGCTGCCGATGGGGAAGCTCGGACAACCGGACGAGATCGCCGACTTCGTGGTGTTCCTGCTGTCGGAGCGGTCCGGGGTGGTCACGGGTTCGGTGATCGACTGGGACCAGAACGTCCTGGGCGGCCTCGACTAG